From a region of the Streptomyces sp. NBC_01454 genome:
- a CDS encoding electron transfer flavoprotein subunit beta/FixA family protein: MSLRIVVCVKYVPDATGDRHFAEDLTVDRDDVDGLLSELDEYAVEQALQIKEAADDAEITVLTVGPEDANDALRKALSMGADKAVHVEDDDLHGTDALGTSLVLAKAIEKTGYDLVVCGMASTDGTMGVLPALLAERLNIPQVTQLSEVSVADGKVTGRRDGDTASEQLEAALPAVVSVTDQSGEARYPSFKGIMAAKKKPVESLDLEDLEIEADEVGLEGAWTKVDDATERPARTAGTIVKDEGEGGKQLAEFLAGQKFI; the protein is encoded by the coding sequence GTGAGCTTGAGGATCGTTGTCTGTGTGAAGTACGTGCCCGACGCCACCGGCGACCGGCACTTCGCCGAGGATCTGACCGTCGACCGTGACGATGTGGACGGTCTGCTCTCGGAGCTCGACGAGTACGCCGTCGAGCAGGCCCTGCAGATCAAGGAAGCCGCGGACGACGCGGAGATCACGGTGTTGACCGTGGGCCCCGAGGACGCCAACGACGCGCTGCGCAAGGCGCTGTCGATGGGCGCCGACAAGGCCGTCCACGTCGAGGACGACGACCTGCACGGCACCGACGCGCTCGGCACCTCGCTGGTGCTCGCGAAGGCCATCGAGAAGACCGGCTACGACCTCGTCGTCTGCGGTATGGCCTCCACCGACGGCACGATGGGTGTGCTGCCCGCGCTCCTCGCCGAGCGGCTGAACATCCCTCAGGTCACCCAGCTCTCCGAGGTCTCCGTCGCCGACGGCAAGGTCACCGGCCGCCGGGACGGTGACACCGCCAGCGAGCAGCTGGAGGCAGCGCTGCCGGCCGTCGTGTCGGTCACCGACCAGTCGGGCGAGGCGCGTTACCCCTCCTTCAAGGGCATCATGGCCGCCAAGAAGAAGCCGGTGGAGTCCCTGGACCTGGAGGACCTGGAGATCGAGGCGGACGAGGTCGGCCTCGAGGGTGCCTGGACCAAGGTCGACGACGCCACCGAGCGTCCGGCCCGCACCGCGGGCACGATCGTCAAGGACGAGGGCGAGGGCGGCAAGCAGCTCGCCGAGTTCCTCGCGGGCCAGAAGTTCATCTGA